From Woronichinia naegeliana WA131, the proteins below share one genomic window:
- a CDS encoding transposase: MWAYIQKQPQETKRLLGIEYPKLLELITYGKLLKKEFEESKTTLIKAGGGNKPKLSEEEQIVLMLVYLRHYPTFQLLGIMFEISESSAHNIFNYWQSLFGENLPASLFEQLKKLPEEIEKVKEELIQHELIVDATEQPVERPLGQEAQKPYYSGKQKRHTSKSQIIICPKIKEIVDVVIGEIGSKSDVQILRQRLAKFHQEQGFLGDKAYEGEFQLTTPKKKPKGRELSKEEKERNSWLSSRRVVVEHMIRLLKVFKVMQEKFRLRKGRYKSLISTVCGLVRLRINALILSIIKCSESGQVIEVKMSHCFLPELNLEV; this comes from the coding sequence ATGTGGGCTTATATTCAAAAACAGCCTCAAGAAACAAAGAGGTTGTTAGGAATAGAGTACCCAAAATTATTAGAGCTTATAACCTATGGCAAATTACTTAAAAAAGAATTTGAAGAAAGCAAAACCACACTGATTAAAGCAGGTGGTGGAAATAAACCGAAATTATCAGAGGAGGAGCAAATAGTTTTAATGCTAGTTTACTTAAGGCATTATCCGACCTTTCAGCTACTAGGAATAATGTTTGAAATAAGTGAATCGTCTGCCCATAATATATTCAATTATTGGCAGTCACTATTCGGAGAAAATTTACCAGCAAGTCTATTTGAACAACTAAAAAAGTTGCCAGAAGAAATAGAAAAAGTTAAAGAGGAGCTAATCCAACATGAACTAATAGTGGATGCGACAGAACAACCAGTAGAAAGACCTTTAGGGCAGGAGGCACAAAAACCATACTACTCAGGTAAACAAAAAAGGCATACCTCAAAAAGCCAAATAATCATTTGCCCAAAAATCAAGGAGATTGTGGATGTTGTGATAGGAGAAATAGGTTCAAAGAGCGATGTACAAATATTACGTCAAAGATTGGCTAAATTCCATCAAGAACAAGGCTTTCTAGGTGATAAAGCCTACGAGGGAGAATTCCAATTAACAACACCAAAAAAGAAACCAAAGGGGCGAGAATTAAGCAAAGAAGAAAAAGAAAGAAATAGTTGGTTATCGTCTCGACGAGTAGTGGTTGAACATATGATTCGATTGCTCAAAGTATTCAAAGTGATGCAAGAAAAATTTAGACTAAGAAAGGGAAGATATAAGTCATTAATCTCAACAGTATGTGGATTGGTGAGACTAAGGATAAATGCGCTGATATTAAGCATTATAAAATGTAGCGAATCAGGGCAGGTAATTGAGGTAAAGATGAGTCATTGTTTTTTGCCAGAATTGAATTTGGAGGTCTGA
- the pstA gene encoding phosphate ABC transporter permease PstA: MTGIAGACIIITLIPLFAVLTYVAVQGLSHINLNLFTKLPPPPGLAGGGIANAILGTLIVVGLATLIAVPFGVLAAVYLSEFSNNNQVARWVRFATNILSGVPSIIAGIFAFGLLVATGIVGFSAIAGGVALAVLMLPTIVRTTDEALQIVPQEIRWAALGVGAYNYQTVLFIVLPAALPSILTGVTLAIARAAGETAPLIFTALFSNFWPNGIREPIATLSVLVYNFATVPFKPQQELAWAGSLILVFLVLITSVSARLATRRKVY, from the coding sequence ATGACCGGGATTGCAGGAGCCTGTATTATCATTACCCTGATTCCCCTGTTTGCAGTTCTGACTTATGTGGCAGTTCAAGGTCTAAGCCATATTAATCTTAATTTGTTCACCAAACTACCGCCGCCCCCAGGATTAGCCGGTGGGGGGATTGCTAATGCTATTCTTGGCACGTTGATTGTGGTGGGATTGGCCACCTTAATTGCTGTTCCCTTTGGGGTTTTAGCGGCGGTCTATCTTTCGGAGTTTAGTAATAATAATCAGGTGGCTCGTTGGGTACGTTTTGCGACCAATATTCTGAGCGGTGTGCCTTCCATTATTGCCGGAATTTTTGCCTTTGGTCTGTTAGTGGCGACGGGCATTGTCGGCTTTTCAGCGATCGCCGGTGGGGTTGCTCTGGCAGTGTTAATGTTGCCCACTATTGTACGAACAACCGATGAAGCTCTCCAAATTGTTCCCCAGGAGATTCGCTGGGCGGCCCTAGGAGTCGGAGCCTACAATTACCAAACCGTTTTATTTATTGTCTTACCGGCAGCTTTACCTTCGATTCTCACGGGAGTCACCTTGGCGATCGCCCGTGCGGCGGGGGAAACCGCACCCTTAATTTTTACCGCCCTTTTTTCTAATTTCTGGCCGAATGGGATCAGAGAACCGATCGCCACTTTGTCGGTATTGGTGTACAACTTTGCCACTGTTCCTTTTAAACCCCAGCAGGAACTCGCCTGGGCTGGCTCTCTAATCCTTGTTTTTCTCGTCCTCATTACCAGTGTTTCGGCTCGATTAGCCACCCGTCGTAAAGTCTATTAA
- a CDS encoding transposase, which produces MLKAKSERYGRDFRVISRWEPTTQKCSCCGQIGGKKELSVREWTCLFCGETHDRDVNAAKNIKVAGGLSETRNGHRGRRKSSLLVASDEVSTRLLPIQLNLIGITVASAR; this is translated from the coding sequence ATGTTAAAGGCTAAATCAGAGAGGTATGGGCGTGATTTTAGGGTAATTTCTCGTTGGGAACCGACTACTCAAAAATGTTCTTGTTGTGGTCAAATTGGCGGCAAAAAAGAACTTTCTGTCAGGGAATGGACTTGTCTTTTCTGTGGAGAAACCCACGATAGAGATGTCAATGCTGCCAAGAATATTAAGGTCGCGGGAGGGCTTTCCGAGACTCGAAACGGACACAGAGGACGGCGTAAATCTAGCTTGCTAGTTGCTTCCGATGAAGTGTCAACCCGCCTATTACCCATTCAGTTAAATCTGATAGGAATCACCGTCGCTTCAGCGCGGTGA
- the pstS gene encoding phosphate ABC transporter substrate-binding protein PstS, with amino-acid sequence MNDLIISVNFMTISRSSKQFSRQSVALLSALALTLSLAACGGQSENTATPGGEMDKAGAIKVDFKGNVALTGAGASFPAPLYQNWFVQLNQAVPQLQVNYQSVGSGAGVEQFTKGTVDFGASDVAMKDEEIAKVSKGVLMLPMTAGSIVLGYNLPGVEGLKLSQANQADIFLGKITKWNDPKLVKDNPDLKLPDSPITVVHRSDGSGTTGVFTKYLDAISPEWKKSIGSGKSVQWPTAKGKFIGSKGNEGVTASIQQNQGAIGYVEYGYAKNNNLTMASLQNKAGQFIEPNEESAADTLASATLPPDLRLFITNPDGEKSYPIVTYTWILAYKKYDDPEKAKAMEVMIQYGLTEGQKQSSALGYVPLPATVVEQVAKAADVISPDFQITIK; translated from the coding sequence GTGAATGATTTGATAATTTCAGTTAATTTTATGACTATCTCTCGCAGTTCTAAGCAATTTTCCCGTCAATCTGTTGCACTACTCTCAGCCCTGGCCCTGACACTCAGTTTGGCTGCCTGTGGTGGTCAGTCAGAGAATACAGCTACTCCTGGCGGAGAGATGGATAAGGCGGGTGCTATTAAAGTTGATTTCAAAGGTAATGTCGCTTTAACTGGGGCTGGAGCCTCCTTTCCCGCACCGTTATATCAAAATTGGTTTGTACAATTAAATCAAGCCGTTCCCCAACTTCAAGTTAACTATCAGTCCGTGGGTAGTGGGGCTGGCGTTGAACAGTTTACGAAAGGGACGGTGGATTTTGGGGCCAGTGATGTGGCCATGAAGGATGAAGAAATTGCCAAGGTCAGCAAAGGGGTACTGATGTTGCCGATGACCGCCGGTAGTATTGTTTTGGGCTATAACTTACCCGGAGTAGAGGGATTAAAACTTTCTCAAGCCAACCAAGCTGATATTTTCCTCGGCAAAATTACCAAGTGGAATGATCCTAAATTAGTCAAGGACAATCCTGATCTGAAATTACCGGATAGTCCGATTACAGTAGTTCATCGTTCCGATGGCAGTGGTACAACAGGCGTTTTTACCAAATATCTGGATGCGATCAGTCCCGAATGGAAAAAGAGCATTGGTTCAGGCAAAAGTGTACAGTGGCCCACTGCCAAGGGTAAGTTTATCGGCAGCAAGGGGAATGAAGGGGTGACAGCATCGATTCAACAAAACCAAGGTGCGATCGGTTATGTGGAGTATGGCTATGCTAAAAATAACAACTTGACCATGGCCAGTCTGCAAAATAAAGCTGGACAATTTATAGAACCCAATGAAGAGAGTGCGGCTGATACCTTAGCTTCGGCGACTCTTCCCCCCGATTTACGGTTATTTATTACCAATCCTGATGGCGAAAAATCCTATCCGATTGTCACCTATACCTGGATTTTGGCTTACAAAAAATATGATGATCCTGAAAAAGCCAAAGCGATGGAAGTGATGATTCAATATGGGTTAACGGAGGGACAAAAACAAAGTAGTGCTTTAGGCTATGTTCCTCTCCCCGCAACCGTAGTTGAGCAGGTTGCTAAAGCAGCAGATGTCATTAGTCCTGATTTTCAAATCACCATCAAGTAG
- a CDS encoding transposase: MKARYQFRFYPTDQQIRDLSRLFGCVRVVWNDALAACKGSEKLPSYNQLSSLLTQSKQTEERVWLTEVSAVPLQQSVRNLNVAYQNFFNSVNGKRKGKKINPPRFKSRKSKQSATFTNVGFSIKGEKVYLAKIGYLDVMWSRPLPSEPSSVTVIKDAAGRYFLSFVVEINPEKLPDNGKSVGIDWVHPT, from the coding sequence ATGAAAGCAAGGTATCAATTCAGATTTTACCCAACTGACCAACAAATACGGGACTTATCCCGATTATTTGGTTGCGTTCGCGTAGTCTGGAACGATGCTTTGGCGGCTTGTAAAGGTTCTGAAAAACTGCCATCCTATAATCAACTTTCCAGTCTGCTAACCCAATCCAAGCAAACAGAAGAAAGGGTGTGGTTGACAGAAGTATCGGCGGTTCCGCTACAGCAATCGGTTAGGAATCTAAATGTAGCCTATCAGAACTTTTTCAATTCCGTTAACGGAAAAAGAAAAGGAAAGAAAATTAATCCGCCAAGATTTAAAAGTCGAAAATCAAAGCAGTCTGCTACTTTTACTAATGTAGGCTTCTCTATTAAAGGAGAAAAAGTTTACTTGGCAAAAATAGGCTACCTAGATGTGATGTGGAGTCGCCCACTACCCTCGGAACCTTCCAGTGTCACTGTAATTAAAGATGCGGCGGGTCGGTACTTTCTTAGCTTCGTTGTAGAGATTAATCCTGAAAAGTTACCCGACAATGGTAAATCTGTAGGGATTGATTGGGTGCATCCCACTTAA
- the tnpA gene encoding IS200/IS605 family transposase, which translates to MTTQLRRERHSVSSLKVHLVCVTKYRRAILTLESLAVIEKSFGEVAKKMDFQILEFNGESDHVHALIEFLPKLSISQMVNALKGVSSRRYGQSGFQKPYGKEARWSPSYFVSSVGGAPLEVLKQYIQNQLKPS; encoded by the coding sequence ATGACAACCCAATTACGAAGGGAGCGTCATAGTGTTTCCAGTCTTAAGGTTCACTTAGTCTGTGTGACTAAATACCGTAGAGCTATTTTGACATTAGAAAGTCTTGCTGTTATAGAAAAATCCTTTGGAGAGGTTGCCAAGAAAATGGATTTTCAAATTCTTGAATTTAATGGCGAATCTGACCACGTTCACGCGCTTATTGAATTTCTGCCAAAACTCTCCATCTCTCAGATGGTAAATGCGCTCAAGGGTGTTTCTAGTCGTCGCTACGGTCAATCTGGATTCCAAAAACCTTATGGCAAAGAGGCTCGGTGGAGTCCTTCCTATTTTGTTTCCAGTGTTGGTGGCGCACCTCTTGAAGTCCTTAAGCAATATATTCAAAACCAACTAAAGCCGTCCTAA
- a CDS encoding PhzF family phenazine biosynthesis protein, translating into MRYAFYTADVFTETIFGGNPLAVFPDAVGLTGPQMQKVAAEINYSETVFVFPPATPNGTKRLRIFTPKAEIPFAGHPTVGTAFVLVAIAAVPMTGPEMTLYFEEGVGIIPVKVLWENDQPVYSELTAAQLPEIGPEPPPVHILAEILSLKPGQILTGEYAPQALSSGLPFLLIPLRDQSAIAAVKLRRELWQQYLSSFWASSVYVFTFDTSSSSIDLRARMFAPNLGIEEDPATGSAATVLGAYLAQRDRAVCLQSGQEELLTWQVEQGIEMGRPSLLKIQVTQSTDGIKKITVGGSSVLVSQGMMEIPVF; encoded by the coding sequence ATGCGTTACGCTTTCTACACCGCCGATGTTTTTACTGAAACCATCTTTGGCGGTAATCCCCTCGCTGTTTTTCCCGATGCAGTGGGTTTAACTGGCCCACAAATGCAAAAAGTGGCGGCGGAGATTAATTACTCGGAAACGGTTTTCGTTTTTCCGCCCGCAACGCCTAACGGGACGAAACGCCTTCGTATTTTTACCCCCAAAGCGGAAATTCCTTTTGCCGGTCATCCGACGGTGGGAACGGCCTTTGTTTTAGTGGCGATCGCGGCTGTTCCCATGACTGGCCCAGAAATGACGCTGTATTTTGAAGAGGGAGTGGGGATCATTCCCGTCAAAGTTCTCTGGGAAAATGATCAGCCTGTTTATAGTGAATTAACTGCGGCTCAATTACCGGAAATCGGGCCGGAACCGCCTCCTGTTCATATTCTGGCAGAGATTTTATCTCTGAAACCTGGCCAAATTTTAACAGGCGAATATGCTCCCCAAGCTCTTTCCTCTGGACTCCCCTTTTTGTTAATTCCTCTACGGGATCAAAGCGCGATCGCTGCCGTTAAATTGCGCAGGGAACTATGGCAGCAATATTTGAGTTCCTTTTGGGCCAGTTCCGTTTATGTCTTCACCTTTGATACAAGTTCCAGTTCGATCGATCTGCGAGCCAGAATGTTTGCCCCAAACCTGGGTATTGAAGAAGATCCCGCCACTGGTTCCGCCGCCACTGTTCTAGGAGCCTATCTTGCCCAACGAGATCGCGCAGTGTGCCTACAGTCTGGCCAAGAAGAACTGTTAACCTGGCAAGTGGAACAGGGAATCGAAATGGGTCGTCCCAGTTTATTAAAAATTCAGGTTACTCAATCGACCGATGGCATCAAAAAAATTACCGTTGGTGGCTCATCAGTTTTGGTCAGCCAAGGAATGATGGAAATTCCGGTGTTTTAA
- a CDS encoding transposase — MYPIDLGITDFATLDNGEKIKSPKPLKKRFKKLRKAQRNLSRKQKGSKRREKARLKVAKLHAKIKDIRTDFLHKLSTRLIRENQTIVLEDLNTSGMLKNRKLSRAISDLGGATFS; from the coding sequence ATGTACCCGATTGATTTGGGTATAACTGATTTTGCTACTTTAGATAACGGAGAAAAAATCAAGTCTCCTAAACCACTCAAAAAGCGATTTAAGAAATTAAGAAAAGCTCAACGTAATTTGTCTCGTAAGCAAAAAGGGAGTAAAAGACGTGAAAAAGCACGATTGAAAGTAGCTAAACTTCACGCAAAAATCAAAGATATTCGTACCGACTTTTTGCATAAACTATCCACTAGGCTCATTCGTGAAAACCAAACGATTGTGCTAGAGGATTTAAACACATCGGGAATGCTTAAAAATCGTAAGTTGTCTCGTGCAATTTCTGATTTAGGGGGTGCGACCTTTAGTTGA
- a CDS encoding ISKra4 family transposase, with protein sequence MKTLVGEVEISQKQARKLKVSPKIVLSPGLEKCCLRASAKTSYQQAEEDIEELMGIKVGHSSLHRLVERTELPLAQAQSESAGVSIDGGKICLRGEEKEGGQWRDYKLVSLHGNVCEAFFQDPEGLKNWSNVQPLSPIVTFLGDGHPGIWNAVESFATQSWLIRREVLDWYHLKENLFKVGGSLKRLEAVEHLLWRGFVNKAIDAFDGVKSKRAKNFQAYLTKHYQRIPDYQYYQQLGIVIGSGDVESKIKQVGARVKLSGARWHLHNVSRILRLRCAYLNHSPLLSVNVLS encoded by the coding sequence ATCAAAACCCTAGTCGGAGAAGTGGAAATAAGCCAAAAACAAGCCAGAAAACTAAAGGTGTCGCCAAAAATCGTCTTAAGTCCAGGTTTAGAGAAATGCTGTCTAAGAGCCAGTGCGAAAACATCCTACCAACAAGCAGAAGAAGATATAGAGGAGTTGATGGGGATAAAAGTAGGACATAGCAGTTTACATCGCTTGGTAGAACGGACAGAACTGCCCTTAGCTCAAGCTCAGTCAGAGAGTGCGGGGGTCAGTATAGATGGGGGAAAGATTTGTCTGCGGGGCGAGGAGAAGGAAGGGGGACAGTGGCGAGATTATAAACTGGTGAGTCTTCATGGCAATGTCTGTGAAGCCTTTTTCCAAGACCCAGAGGGCTTAAAGAATTGGAGCAATGTTCAACCTTTGTCCCCAATAGTGACCTTTTTGGGAGATGGTCATCCCGGAATCTGGAATGCGGTAGAGAGTTTCGCCACTCAATCGTGGCTGATACGACGAGAGGTGTTGGATTGGTATCATCTCAAGGAGAATCTGTTCAAAGTGGGTGGCTCTCTCAAACGGCTAGAAGCAGTGGAGCATTTACTGTGGCGGGGTTTTGTGAACAAGGCAATAGATGCGTTTGATGGAGTCAAAAGCAAGAGGGCAAAGAATTTTCAAGCCTATTTGACGAAGCATTATCAGCGTATCCCTGATTACCAATACTATCAACAGCTTGGTATTGTGATTGGTTCTGGTGATGTGGAGTCTAAGATTAAACAGGTGGGAGCTAGGGTTAAATTGTCGGGAGCACGTTGGCATCTTCATAATGTTTCTCGTATTCTTCGGCTACGATGTGCTTATCTCAATCACTCTCCTCTTTTGAGTGTCAATGTATTATCTTAA
- the pstB gene encoding phosphate ABC transporter ATP-binding protein PstB, whose protein sequence is MVSDQNVITEAVLRTQNVNVYYGSHLAVREVSVDIPEFNVIAFIGPSGCGKSTILRCFNRMNDLVASAKVEGKVTFRGRDIYDAQVDPVSLRSSIGMVFQKANPFPKSIYENITFGAKLNNYSGDLDELVESSLKKAALWDEVKDKLRQSGLALSGGQQQRLCIARAIAIQPQVILMDEPCSALDPISTLKVEELIHELKQQYTIVIVTHNMQQASRVSDYTAFFNAEATQKGAKVGYLVEYDRTEIIFQNPTQTATQDYVSGRFG, encoded by the coding sequence ATGGTTTCTGATCAAAATGTCATCACTGAAGCTGTGCTTCGTACCCAAAATGTCAATGTTTACTACGGTTCCCATCTAGCAGTGCGGGAAGTTTCCGTGGATATTCCAGAGTTTAATGTGATTGCTTTTATTGGCCCCTCCGGCTGCGGGAAAAGTACTATTTTGCGCTGCTTTAATCGCATGAATGATCTGGTTGCCAGTGCCAAAGTAGAAGGGAAAGTCACCTTTCGCGGTCGAGATATTTATGATGCCCAGGTGGATCCGGTCAGTCTGCGTAGTTCCATCGGTATGGTGTTTCAAAAGGCCAATCCTTTCCCCAAATCCATCTATGAAAATATTACTTTTGGGGCCAAGTTAAATAATTATTCAGGAGATCTGGATGAGTTAGTGGAATCTTCCCTAAAAAAAGCGGCTCTTTGGGATGAAGTCAAGGACAAACTACGTCAAAGTGGTTTAGCTTTATCGGGAGGTCAACAGCAACGACTCTGTATTGCTAGGGCGATCGCCATTCAACCCCAGGTAATTTTAATGGATGAACCCTGTTCGGCTCTAGATCCGATTTCTACCCTCAAAGTAGAAGAATTAATTCACGAACTCAAACAGCAATACACCATTGTCATTGTCACCCACAATATGCAGCAGGCATCGCGGGTATCCGATTACACCGCTTTCTTTAATGCAGAAGCCACTCAGAAAGGGGCCAAGGTCGGTTATCTGGTCGAGTATGATCGTACAGAGATCATTTTCCAAAATCCCACCCAAACGGCAACCCAGGATTATGTGAGTGGTCGCTTTGGTTAA
- the pstB gene encoding phosphate ABC transporter ATP-binding protein PstB, producing the protein MSSENDQTTTVLQVQNTDIYYGSYRAVRDVSLAIPKNQITAFIGPSGCGKSTILRCFNRLNDLVHGFRATGKITYHGQDLYDPTIDPVEVRKHIGMVFQKPNPFPKTIFDNVAYGARVNKFAGDLAELVEKSLRRAALWDEVKDKLQASGFSLSGGQQQRLCIARAIAMQPEVLLMDEPCSALDPISTLKVEELMNELKEKYTIIIVTHNMQQATRVADMTAFYNAVATDRGNKVGYLVEFNKTEFIFSNPQEQETKDYVSGRFG; encoded by the coding sequence ATGTCCTCAGAAAACGATCAAACAACAACAGTACTTCAGGTACAAAACACGGACATTTACTATGGTTCCTATCGAGCCGTTCGTGATGTTTCCCTAGCGATTCCCAAAAATCAAATCACTGCTTTTATTGGGCCATCGGGCTGTGGAAAAAGTACGATTTTGCGCTGTTTTAACCGTCTTAATGATTTGGTTCACGGCTTTCGGGCCACAGGAAAAATCACCTATCATGGTCAGGATTTATACGACCCTACGATTGATCCCGTAGAAGTTCGTAAACATATTGGCATGGTTTTCCAAAAGCCGAATCCTTTTCCTAAAACTATTTTTGATAACGTGGCCTATGGGGCCAGGGTCAATAAATTTGCGGGGGATTTAGCCGAGTTAGTGGAAAAATCCTTGCGTCGAGCCGCACTCTGGGATGAGGTTAAAGATAAATTACAGGCCAGTGGTTTTTCCCTCTCCGGTGGTCAACAACAACGACTTTGCATTGCTAGGGCGATCGCCATGCAACCCGAAGTATTATTAATGGATGAACCTTGTTCAGCATTAGATCCCATTTCTACCTTGAAAGTCGAGGAATTAATGAACGAACTGAAGGAAAAATACACCATTATTATTGTCACCCATAATATGCAGCAGGCTACCAGGGTCGCTGATATGACAGCTTTTTATAATGCAGTAGCAACGGATCGCGGTAACAAAGTAGGCTATTTAGTTGAGTTTAATAAAACTGAATTTATTTTTAGCAATCCCCAGGAACAAGAAACCAAAGATTATGTGAGTGGACGCTTTGGTTAA
- the pstC gene encoding phosphate ABC transporter permease subunit PstC, whose amino-acid sequence MASSNPPITAPLKSRSETEKLLEKIFRMATLAFAVGIGLILFIIAIVVFFESIPAMQQSGLGFLFESQWDPVRNVYGALPVIYGTLVSAALSLLIAVPLGLGTAIFLSEDFIPLNIRTVLVFLVELLAAIPSVVYGLWGIFVLIPLIKPLGFWLHENFGWLPIFNTAPAGPGMLPAGMVLSIMILPIITAIARDSLASLPPELRQASLGLGATRWETIFRVLVPAAFSGIVGGIMLALGRAMGETMAVTMIIGNSNKLSISLLNPANTIASLLANQFAEASGLQVSALMYAGLVLMVLTLVVNVLAELIVNKVKAKYS is encoded by the coding sequence ATGGCTTCCTCTAATCCGCCGATCACTGCTCCTTTAAAATCCCGTTCTGAAACCGAAAAACTGCTCGAAAAAATTTTTCGGATGGCAACCCTGGCCTTTGCGGTAGGCATTGGTTTAATTTTATTCATTATTGCGATCGTTGTTTTTTTTGAATCGATTCCTGCCATGCAGCAAAGTGGCCTAGGCTTTTTGTTTGAAAGTCAGTGGGATCCCGTTAGAAATGTCTATGGTGCTTTACCCGTTATCTATGGAACCTTAGTCAGTGCGGCTTTATCTTTATTGATTGCGGTACCGTTAGGTTTGGGAACGGCAATTTTTTTAAGTGAGGATTTTATTCCCCTCAATATTCGGACAGTGCTGGTTTTTTTAGTGGAATTATTGGCGGCTATTCCCAGCGTTGTTTATGGACTCTGGGGGATTTTTGTGTTGATTCCCTTGATTAAACCTTTAGGTTTTTGGTTACACGAAAATTTTGGATGGTTGCCTATTTTCAATACGGCTCCTGCCGGGCCAGGAATGTTACCTGCCGGTATGGTTCTCAGTATTATGATTCTGCCGATTATTACGGCGATCGCCCGTGATTCTTTAGCTTCGCTTCCCCCTGAGTTAAGACAAGCTTCTTTAGGGTTAGGCGCAACCCGTTGGGAAACCATTTTTCGGGTTTTGGTTCCGGCTGCTTTTTCCGGTATTGTGGGCGGTATTATGTTGGCTTTGGGTCGGGCAATGGGAGAAACCATGGCCGTGACCATGATTATCGGGAACTCCAATAAATTAAGTATTTCTTTACTTAATCCTGCTAATACGATCGCCTCTCTACTGGCCAATCAATTTGCAGAAGCATCGGGACTACAGGTATCAGCCTTAATGTATGCCGGATTGGTGCTAATGGTTTTAACCTTAGTTGTTAATGTACTGGCGGAATTAATTGTTAATAAAGTGAAAGCTAAATATTCCTAA
- a CDS encoding ISKra4 family transposase gives MTAKLINVEGSKIKIELTLELSRSMLDTEINIQKGLNEVGCIASKEALKYLDTDGSPLKIGEEIWKSKGEQPKEYQTPYGEVIVNRHVYQRSVGGKTYCPLEREARIIITSTPLLAKQVSSKMSGMAGKEVKNDLLENHGRKVALSYIQRLSEAVGSVVQAKEEAWSYAPPKEDSQIATVGIGLDGTCMLMCEDGYREAMVGTVSLYDSEGERQHTIYLGAAPEYGKKSFLERLEREIERAKKRYPEATLVGIADGAESNWKFLEKQTEEQILDFYHASGYLGALAEALHPNTVSKQKEWLTENCRELKHEKGKAGELLNLMKEVKEEKSHSKNLTEKLQAAITYYENHQHQMDYAEYLEKKYPIGSGVTEAACKTLVKQRLCCSGMRWKEKGAGIILSLRALVLTKERWSQFWAKLDQYGFPVEP, from the coding sequence ATGACAGCAAAACTAATTAATGTAGAGGGTTCAAAGATAAAAATAGAACTAACATTAGAACTCAGTCGTTCAATGTTGGATACAGAAATAAATATTCAAAAAGGCTTAAACGAAGTAGGTTGCATCGCCAGCAAAGAAGCCTTGAAATATTTAGATACAGATGGTTCACCCTTAAAAATCGGTGAAGAAATCTGGAAGAGTAAGGGAGAGCAACCGAAAGAATATCAAACACCTTATGGTGAGGTTATAGTGAATCGTCATGTATATCAGCGTTCAGTAGGAGGAAAAACGTATTGCCCCTTAGAAAGAGAAGCAAGGATAATCATAACATCAACGCCATTATTGGCAAAACAGGTATCCTCAAAAATGTCAGGGATGGCAGGCAAAGAGGTGAAAAATGATTTATTAGAAAATCATGGTAGAAAAGTAGCGCTATCCTATATCCAAAGATTGAGTGAAGCAGTAGGAAGTGTGGTACAGGCAAAAGAAGAAGCGTGGAGTTATGCCCCGCCCAAGGAGGATAGCCAAATTGCAACAGTGGGAATAGGATTAGATGGAACCTGTATGCTGATGTGTGAGGATGGCTACCGTGAAGCAATGGTGGGAACCGTTTCCCTATACGATAGTGAGGGAGAACGTCAACATACAATCTATCTAGGTGCGGCACCAGAGTATGGAAAAAAGAGTTTTCTAGAAAGATTAGAAAGAGAAATTGAGCGAGCGAAAAAACGTTATCCAGAGGCAACATTGGTCGGGATAGCAGACGGGGCAGAATCAAATTGGAAGTTTTTAGAAAAGCAAACGGAAGAACAGATATTAGATTTCTATCATGCCTCTGGTTACTTAGGTGCCTTGGCAGAAGCGTTGCATCCGAATACAGTGTCAAAACAAAAAGAATGGTTGACTGAAAATTGTCGAGAACTCAAGCATGAAAAAGGAAAAGCAGGAGAACTGCTAAATCTGATGAAAGAAGTCAAAGAAGAAAAAAGTCATTCTAAGAATCTTACCGAGAAACTACAAGCGGCGATTACTTATTACGAGAATCATCAGCATCAAATGGATTATGCTGAATACTTAGAGAAAAAGTATCCGATTGGTTCAGGTGTTACGGAAGCAGCTTGTAAGACGTTGGTCAAACAACGATTATGTTGTTCAGGGATGCGATGGAAGGAAAAAGGAGCAGGAATTATTTTGAGCCTACGAGCTTTGGTATTGACCAAGGAACGATGGAGTCAATTTTGGGCAAAACTTGATCAATATGGGTTCCCTGTAGAACCCTGA